A region of the Stieleria neptunia genome:
AGCACTTCGTCCAGCATTTTTGCCAGCGGCACAAACGGCCGGCCAAACAGTTCACCGACGACGCGTTGGAAGCATTGGTGGCGGCCAGCTGGCCGGGCAACGTCCGCCAGTTGCGCAACGTCGTCGAGCGGTTGGTGGTCACCCACGTCGGCGACCGCATCGACGCGGACAGTCTGCCGTCGGAATTGACCGTCGTCCCAGCCGTCGGATCATCGCAGGTCCAGACCTTGGCCGAAGCGACCGAGTCGGCCGAGAAGGAGGCCATCAAGGTGGCGCTGGTCGCGTGCGGCTTCCATCGCGAACAAACCGCCCGCACACTCGGCGTCAGCGTCCGCACGCTGCACTACAAAATGAGTCGCTACGGGCTGCACTGAGTGGCCAATGTCAGTGGCACAACGCAACCGGCCTGTCGATTAAGTGAGCCGCGACGCGTAAGCGGCCGGGCATTCAGGCGCCCGCCCGAGGCCTTACGGCCAGCGGCTCACCATTGCTTCAACAAATCCCATCAAACCGACAGGCCGCAAGCCCTCCGATGACCGCCAAGACCGGAGAGTTTGCGCCCGTCCGCTACCATCGACGTGTGCCGTCCGATGTCCCTCGGACGTCATGCTAGATCGGCGGAAGCGTGCGGACTTGTGCGTCGACCGGCAGCGTGATGTCTTGCAGCGGTTTGAACTGAGCCTCGTCGGGGTCATACGCAAACACTTCACCGGTTTCGAACTTGTACACCCAACCGTGCAGCTTCAACTGCCCGCGTCCGATCGCGGCGGCGACCGAAGGATGCGTCCGCAGACTTTCCAGTTGAACCAAGACGTTTTCTTCGACGGTCAACGTCAGCCGCTTTTCCGGGTCGGTCAGATGGTTGTAGTTCTCTTCGACGATCCGTCGCGTCGCTTCGGCGTGCTCCAGGTAGGCTTTGACCGCGGGCAGTTTTTCGATCGATTCGGGGTCCAACAATCCCGCCATCGCTCCGCAATGGGAGTGTCCGCAGATCACGATGTCGCGGACTTTCAAAACGCTGACCGCGTACTCGATCGTCGCCGCTTCACCACCGTGAACGCTGCCGTAGGGAGGCACGATGTTGCCCGCGGTCCGCTGAATGAACAGCTCGCCGGGTCGGGTTTGGGTCAGCCGGCTCGGATCGATCCGCGAATCCGAACAGGTCACGAACAACGCCAGCGGGCTCTGTCCTTCGACCAACGTTTCGAATAACTGTTGGTCTTGGCTGAACAGTTCACGCTGAAATCGGTGAATTCCATCGACTAATTTTTGCATCGTCAAAATCCTGGTGCGGAAGTGGATAGACCGCCTGAAAAGGTGCCGGAGAAGCGGGTGACCGAGTTTATCAAAGAAGCATCGGTCCTGTCGTCTGTAATCCTATCGGAAACAATTCGCTTGCCGGCTGTAAGATTTTCGTGCTTGCGGTGCACTAGGTTCGTAGGAAACCCCTGGTGATCTGCGATCGATTCGATCCGCCAACCGATCCGCCAGCAACGAAACGCGAAACTTTGCGGCCCGTCGCGTGTTGGAACACTACCGTCGCTCGTCACTCTTCACGCTCGCTTGTCCCGGGAGAAATCCGGTGTTTTTCCAGCGAATTTCACGATCTGTCGTTTTTTTCGTCAGCGCCGCCTCGCTGGTGGGGGTGGCCGGTTTTGCCGCCGCCGCCGACGACGTTGCCGCGGCGCCGTTGACGCCCGAGCAAGCGAAGTTTTTTGAAACCAAGATCCGACCCGTGCTGGTCCGCGAGTGCTATGGCTGTCACAGCAAACAAGCCGGACAGAGCAAGGGGGGGCTACGCTTAGACACCCAGGCGGCGATGATCGACGGCGGCGACAGCGGCCCGGCGATCGTACCCGGCGATCTGGACGCGAGTCTGTTTTTCGGCGCGATCACGCACACCGATTTCGTGATGCCGCCCAAGCGAAAACTGACCGATGCCGAGATCGCCGATTTTCGAACCTGGATCCTGGACGGGGCGCCGGACCCGCGTGTCGTCACACCGGTCCAAGCCCCGACGCAGACGATCGATGACGAGATGATCGCCCAAGCCAAACGCACCTTTTGGGCCTATCAAACACCGCGACGCAGCCAACCGCCCGAACCCGACGCACAGCACGCGGCCTGGTCCAAGGCGACGATCGATCGTTTCCTCTGGAAAGCACTCGACGACGCCGGATTGCAGCCCGCCGGCGACGCGCCGGCCCCGATCGTGTTGCGACGACTGTGTTTTGATCTGATCGGATTGCCGCCCACCCCCGAACAACTGCAGTGGTTCACCGCCGCCTACGACAAAAACCCCGACGCCGCCGTCGCCCGCGTCGTGGATCGATTGTTGGATTCGGACCAGTTCGGCGAGCATTGGGGGCGTCACTGGTTGGACGTCGTCCGTTACGGCGAATCGACCGGACGCGAAGTGAATATGACCTACCCGAACGCCTGGCGCTACCGCGACTATGTCATCGATTCGGTCAACGCAGACAAACCGTACGACGAGTTCGTCCAAGAACAAATCGCCGGTGATCTGTTGCCGGCGGCCGACGACGACGAATGGTCCGAACACCTGGTGGCCACCGGCTTCCTGGCGATCGGCACCAAGAACGTCAACGAGCAGAGCGGCGCCCAGTTTGCCGCCGATGTGGCCGACGAACAGATCGATGCCACCACGCGGGTGTTCCTCGGAACCTCGGTCGCCTGTGCCCGCTGTCACGATCACAAATTCGATCCGATTCGCCAAACCGATTATTACGCGATGGCCGGAATCTTTCGCAGCACCAAAACATTCTTCGGCACACCGCCGTCGCAATACGGCAGCTTCGGCGGTCCGCAGCAACGCCGCATGAGCAGCCTGATCTTGTTGCCGACCGATGAACCCGATCCGGTCGGTCGGTCTTACTCCCCCGAAGAACTGCAACAGTTGCATCAAGACATCCGTGATCGACAAGCCGATCTGGTCGGGCTTCGTCGCGGGGAGAGTGCGACGAGCACCCGCCCGGGCGCCTCGGCCCAACAGATGCGGATTCGGCTGACCAACGAACTCGGCACGCTGTCGGCCAAGCTGGGAGTCGTCGACGAAAACGGGCAACCGCGAAGCTATTGCATGGGCGTTCAAGACGCCGACACCGTGGGGGATGCCCCGTTGTTGGTGCGCGGCGAAATCGATCAGCCGGCCGGACGCATCCAACGCGACTTGCCCGCCGCCCTCAGCGACGTGTCGTTTTCACCCAAGCCCGGCACCAGCGGACGACTGGAATTGGCGCGCTGGATCGGCAGCGACGACAACACACTGGCCGCACGCGTGATGGTCAACCGGATTTGGCAACACGTCTTCGGCCAGGGAATCGTGCCGACGACCGAAGATTTTGGCATGACCGGGACGGCCCCTTCGCACCCCGAACTGCTCGATCACCTGGCGATCGAATTCGTCCAATCGGGCTGGTCCGTCAAAACCATGATTCGTCAAATGATGCAGACGCGGGCCTACCGAATGCAGAGCAGCTTTGACGTCGCCAGCCACGAAGCGGACCCGGACAATCGGTTGCTGTGGCGGGCCAACGTGAAACGGCTGAACGCCGAATCGCTGCGCGACGCGATGCTCGTGATCGCGAATCAACTGGAAACCGAGCGGCCGACGGGATCCAAGGTTGCCCAAGCCGGTTACAGCCGTGTCCGAGACGGACAACTGGGCGATCCCCGCGATGCCATCCGCCGCAGCATGCAAACCACGTTGACCAGCCGGCGCGGCCGATTGGGCCCGATCTTCGACCGGATGCGAAGCGGCAATCCACGCGAGCAAGCGTTGGCCCGAAACCAGTTGCGATCGGCGATCGGCAACCAACAGATGGCGGAACTCGCCGCCAAGGCCTATGAGGAAGGTTCACTGGATGACGTCGCGGACAATCACCGCAGTGTTTATTTGCCCGTGGTGCGTGACTTCGTGCCGCGATCGTTGGAAGTGTTTGACTTTGCCGATCCGAGCATGGTGATCGGCACCCGCGAAACATCCAACACGCCCAATCAGGCACTCTACATGTTGAACAATCCGCTCACCATGCGGCTCAGCGAAGCGTTTGCCGAGCGGCTGATCGATGAAGGGCGATCGACGAAAGAACGTGTCGAAATGGCGTTCGTGTTGGCGTACGGACGTCCGCCGTCGGCCGCCGAACGCAGCGCCTCGCATCGTTTTCTCCGTTCGTCGGGCCTGTTGCCCAAATCATCGCTGGCCGCGTTTTGTCAGTCGCTCTTCGCGGCCGCCGAATTTCGATATTTGAATTAGGACCCGTGAAAGCCTGTCCCACTTGTCAATCACCTCGGAAATCCAATGTACACACGTCGCGATCTGCTCAAACACACTTCGGCCGGGTTTGGTTACTTGGCGCTTGCCGGGCTGACATCCCTGTCCCGCACGTCCGCCCTGGGGGCAGGGGCGGATATCGCGGCCAACCCGCTGTCGCCCAAGCCATCGCACTTCCCGGCGAAAGCGAAGCGGGTGATTTTTCTGTGCATGCAAGGCGGTCCCTCGCACGTCGATACCTTCGACTACAAACCGGCCTTGGCGTCCGACGATGGAAAACGTGGCAAGTACGGCGGCGCGTTGCTCAAGTCACCGTGGCAATTCCGTCAACGCGGCGAAAGCGGATTGTGGATCTCGGATCTGTTCCCCGAGGTCGCCAAGCACGCCGATGAAATGTGTTTGATTCGGTCGATGCATTGTGATCAACCGGTGCACCCGGGCGCGATGACGCAGATGCACACCGGGACGGCGCAGTTCGTGCGGCCCTCGTTGGGTGCCTGGACGCTATACGGTCTGGGCACCGAAAACGAAAGTCTGCCCGGATTCGTCTCGCTCAGTCCCCCCGCGGGCAGTTCGCGCAACTACAGCAGCGCGTTCTTGCCGGCGATCTACGGCGGCACCAAAGTCGGCGGGTCGGGCAATCGCTTTGCCCAAGCGGCGCGGTTTGCTTCCGGCGGCGGCCAGGCGGTGCCGGACATCAGCAACCCGAAACGAACGACCGATCAACAGCGGCGACAACTCGACTTCATCCAATCACTCAATCGCAGCCAAATGCCGGCCGGAGACGGGGCGAACGTCGAAGGGGTGATCCAGTCCTATGAGTTGGCGTTTCGAATGCAAGACGCGATGCCGGAGCTGATGGATCTGTCGGGCGAAGACCAACGCACGATTGCGATGTACGGCGCGGATTCCGGACCGACCCAGACGTTCGGGCGACAGTGCTTGCTGGCCCGTCGGTTTGCCGAAGCCGGCGTGCGGTTCATCGAAGTCACGCACGGCAATTGGGACCAGCACAACCGTTTGACCGAAGACCACGCCGCCCGGGCCGAGGCCTGTGATCAACCGATCGCGGCGCTGCTGGCCGATCTGAAACAACGCGACATGCTCAAAGACACGTTGGTGATGTGGGGCGGCGAGTTCGGACGGACGCCGTCGGCCCAAAACGGAAACGGCCGCAACCACAACAACAAGGGATACACGTTGTGGATGGCCGGCGGAGGAACCAAGGGCGGTTTCAGCTACGGGGCGACCGACGAACACGGATTCGAAGCGGTGGAAAACAAGTGCCATGTCCATGACTGGCACGCCACCGTGTTGCACCTGTTGGGTCTGGACCACACGCGGCTGACCTATCGTTATGCCGGACGCGATTTCCGCCTGACCGACGTCTACGGGAACGTGGCGACGGACATCGTCGCGTAGCGGCTTTGTCAAGGTTTAGAATTGGGGTAAGCTTCCAGCTTGCCGCCTCGTTTCACTCGTGAAACGCAAGCTGGAAGCTGACGCCACTTTGTCCGGACACCTGCCCACTCGGTGGGGGTAGCGGAGTGGGCAGGCACCCCGACTTGTCAAGTCGCATGCCTGCCGGTCAGACTACAGACCGCGTCGATCACACCCGCATCCACCCTTCTCGCGAATCCGCCTGCGTCATGGACGGCATCACCGAGCCCGTCGTTTTGGTCCTCGGGCATCCCATTGCCGGAAACCCGGCCCAGTTTGCGCTCGAGCGCGCCTTCGCCTCGATGGACCTCGGCTGGCGGGTCTTCTCCTGTGACGTGCCGGCCCAGCGGATCGACGAAGCGATCGCGGGGGCCGAGGTGCTCGGCTTTCGCGGACTGCTGTTGGACCAGAACCTGGTGACGCGTTTGGACGAGGGTGCCGAGCGGTCGGATCTTTATTGGCGGGGGAACGCTTCGGAGAGCCGGTGGCACACCGAAAACGTTCTCTCGACATGGCTGGAGCGCGAAATCCGCAAGCACTTCGAAACGCTCGATTCGGAAAACTCGGAAATCGGACCGCTGCTTTGGATCGGGACGCCCGATCCGAGTTTTCCCTCCCAGATCGCTTCGGAACAAGCGCATTCTCCGATCGCTTGGGCGTCGACCGAGGCGATCGAGCACGCCAGATTGATCGCGATCGCCGAAACGGTCGACGTTGCTCAGTGGCCTCGCTGCCAGGACGCGACGCTGGTGGTCGATTTTGCCAACCCGGAAAACGACCTCGATCAGATCCGCTCGCTCGGATACAACGTCCTCGGCCGCGAAGAAGTACGGATCGGCATCCTGCTCGAATCCATCCAGCGATGGACGGGAAAGCAACCGGTGGTCGACGTGTTGACCGAAGCGATCGAAGAGTACTTGGCGGTCTGATGCCATGACCAACAGCAACGTGACCAACAGCAACGTCAAGACGCTCATCCGGGCCGCACGGGAACTCTCCGATTCGGTCGACCTGCTTTCCTTCGCCGAGCCGGTCACCCACGTCTACAATCCGCTCGCCTACGCCCGGAAATCGCACGAGGCCTACCTGGGACGGGTCAGCGGCGACGTCAAGGTTGTCCTGTTGGGGATGAACCCGGGCCCCTGGGGAATGGCCCAAACGGGAGTCCCGTTCGGTGAAGTCGCCGCGGTCCGCGACTGGATGCAGATTCACGAGCCCGTCGGCAAACCCCCGATCGAACACGAAAAACGTCCGGTCGAAGGATTCGATTGCCAGCGAAGCGAAGTCAGCGGGCGCCGTTTGTGGGGCCTGTTCCAAGAGCGATTCGAAACCCCGGAAGCCTTCTTTGAAGACCACTTTGTGCTCAATTATTGTCCGCTGGTTTTCATGGAAGAATCGGCGCGCAACCGCACACCCGACAAATTGCTGCCGGAGGAACGGGAACGGCTCAGTGCGATCTGCGATGCCCACTTGCTGACCGTGATCCGCGCGCTCGATCCGGATCACCTGGTCGGTGTCGGTGTCTATGCCGAAGCCTGTCTCAAGCGGGTCGTCCAGATCGAAGACTGCCGCGGGAAAGTGACTCGCATTCTTCACCCCAGCCCCGCGTCACCGGCCTCGAACAACGATTGGGCGGGCAAGGTGACCAAGCAATTGCAAAAAGCCGGGGTCTGGTAGCCGCCGGCAGCGTCCACTCTGTAAGTCACCCTCGCTGGCAGCGAGGGTCGAGCGCAGCGAGGGGAGGGTCGACGTGACGAGAGACTCTGTCACCTGAGTCACCGATCCTCGTCGATGCAGAACGCCTTGACGGACCGTCCCGCTGTAGAAAACGATCGGGTGGATTGAGTGTGATGCGGTCAGCGGACGGTTGTACGACATCCTTTCTAGGTCGTCGCGGAGAGTCCAGCGGACGACGGCCCGGAAGGGCCGTCGTACTCGAAAAGCGGATCGTTGTACGACGTCCTTTCTAGGTCGTCGTCGGGAGTCCAGCGGACGACGGCCCGGAAGAGCCGTCGTACTCGAAAAGCGGATCGTTGTACGACGTCCTTTTTAGGTCGTCGTCGGGAGTCCAGCGGACGACGGCCCGGAAGGGCCGTCGTACTCGAAAAGCGGATCGTTGTACGACGTCCTTTTTAGGTCGTCGTCGGGAGTCCAGCGGACGACGGCCCGGAAGGGCTGTCGTACTCGAAAAGCGGATCGTTGTACGACGTCCTTTTTAGGTCGTCGTCGGGAGTCCAGCGGACGACGGCCCGGAAGGGCCGTCGTACTCGAAAAGCGGACGGTTGTACGACGTCCTTTTTAGGTCGTCGCGGAGAGTCCAGCGGACGTCGGCCCGGAAGGGCCGTCGTACTCGAAAAGCGGATCGTTGTACGACGTCCTTTTTAGGTCGTCGTCGGGAGTCCAGCGGACGACGGCCCGGAAGAGCCGTCGTACTCGAAAAGCGGACGGTTGTACGACGTCCTTTTTAGGTCGTCGTCGGGAGTCCAGCGGACGACGGCCCGGAAGGGCCATCGTACCCGGAAAAGCGGTCGCTTTCACTTGGACAGCCACCTCAGGCTGGACACCCACGATTGCTCGTCTGCCCGCACCTTGTGCCGATTCACCGCAGCGATCGACCCGCGCCTGAACCTGTCGGCCGGCTTTGGTTACATTACTGCCAACGTGCCTTGCTAACATCTTCCGCCGACAACCATTGCCGAGCTGACCCTCGTGAGCCAAACCGCCAACGAATCGACCGAAACGGTCGCAGACGCCCTTCGAAACGACCCCCGTCTCGCCCAGGCCAAACGCTTGGTCGCCGAAGCGATCGGTGATCATGCGAGTCGATTGTCGGTGCGGCCCTCGGCCGAGTCCTTGAAATCCACGTTCGCCGACCTGATCGATCGCTTGTCGGCCGTGCGCGGCGGACCACCGATCTGGCCCTACCTGTCCTCCGGTCTCGGCCGCGGTCCCTACGTGGAACTCGCCGACGGCAGCGTCAAGTTGGATTTTATTTGCGGCATCGGTGTCCATGGCGCCGGCCACAGTGACCCCGGAATGGTTGCCGCGGCGATCGATGCGGCGATCGAAGACACGGTGATGCAAGGCAACTTGCAACAAAACCCCGCCAGCGTCGTGATGATGGAAAAGCTGACCGCGTTGGCCCAGGCCTCCGGCGCGGCGCTGCCGCATTGTCTGCTTTCGACCAGCGGTGCGATGGCCAATGAGAACGCGCTCAAGATCGCGATGCATCACAAGACGCCCGCCGATCGTGTCCTCGCCTTCGACAACGCCTTCGCCGGACGCACCTTCGCGATGGCGACCCTGACCGACCGACCGAACTATCGCATGGGATTACCGCTCACCTTCCCGGTCGATTACCTGCCCTTTCGCGATCCCGCCAATCCCGAACGAAGCACGCGTTGGGCCGTCGATGAACTGCATCGATTGTTGAAACGTCATCCCGGACGTTATGCCGCATTTTGGGCCGAACCGATCGCGGGCGAAGGCGGCTATTATCCCGGCAGCCACGAGTTCTTTACCGCGCTCTGTCAGCCGCTCAAAGACGCCGGCGTGCCGATCATCTTTGATGAAGTCCAAAGCTTCTCCAGGACCAGTCGCCCCTTCGCGTTCCAGCACTACGGACTCGACGAGTTCGCCGACATCGTGACCGTCGGAAAGATCACGCAGGTCTGCGCGACGTTGTACAGCAGCGAAATGAAACCGACCGGCCCGATCCTCAGCCAGACCTTCACCGGCGCCACCGCGTCGATCGCCACCGGGATCGAAATGCTCGACCGTTTGGAAAGCAACCACTGTTTCGGCCCCTCGGGCCAGAACGTCCAGCTGGCGACTTATTTTCAAGACGCGCTCGCCGCCCTGGCGACAAAGTATCCCGATCGGGTCAGCGGCCCGTATGGCGAAGGCATGATGGTGGCATTCACTCCCGGTGACGGCAGTTTCGACTTTGCCAAGAAGTTGATGATGCACTTGTTTGACATCGGTTTGCTGGGCTTCGTTTGCGGCGGTGATCCGACCCGCATCCGGTTTCTGCCGCCGCCGGCGACCACGACGAAAGCACACATCGATCACGCGATCGAACTGCTCGACCGGGGACTCGCGACGTTGCCGTAACGCTTCACTACAGGGATTCGTTGGTGTCTCGCCTTGAGAGACCGTCCAGCTTAAGGCGATCGCATTTCTGATGTACGATGGCCCTTCCGGGCCGTCGCCCGTGGGGCTCTGCGCGACGACCTAGAAAGGACGTCGTACACCCTTCCGCCGACCACCTCTTACCCATTCGGTCAGATCGTTCGGATTTGTCGCGTTTCGCGCTAGCCCTAAGCTGGACGGTCTCTTGAGGCGATTCCCGGTCGCTGCGACGCAGCGAAAGTGGACGGCTGAAGCCTGTACACCAACACGTCTACCCGTGCCATGGGTACCTGACTGCCCGCCCTGGCCGACCCGAAAGATTGACACGCCAGGACCAAAGGTTGTTAAACTTTCGTTCTCCTCGCATCTGTTTCCTCTTGGCGGTGAAGTGGCTTGAACGACAAGACGAAAGCCCGGCCGATGACGGTCGACGATCTGCAAGACCTGTACGGTGAATTGCGCGGCAGCCGCTCGGCGCCGGCGATCATGGACGCGCGGGCTTTTTTTCTCGAGCGACAGTGGGCCGATTCGCACGCAAAACTGAACGAAGCCTACGAAAAATACCGCGAAAGCCGGCAGCGGATCCTGCGTCAGGATCCCGAAAAGGAAGTCGACGCCAAAGCCAAAGATCGCGATCGACAGGTCAGGCGTTTGCAGCGAAAGCAGGACAAGGCGCGCGAGATTATCGGGAAATTCGAAACCTATCTGCCGCAATTGGAACGGCTGGCGGAAAAAGAGAAGGCCAAGGAAGAGAGCAAGGCTGCGACCCAAACGGTCTCCCCGCCCGCGGAACCCGACGTCGCGTCAGAGATTCAGGACGTACCGCCGGTGGCGCAGGATCGCCAAATCGTCACCAAGGATTCCATCGACGAGGCGTTCCTGAAACAGTTCTCCGTTTTGATCGGAGACCGACAGCTCGAGTTGGTCAGCGAACGGTTTGATTTTCAACCGCTGGCCGACCCCCAGGATGTCATTTCGGAGGCCATCTACCTGCTTCGCAAGGGTGATCGCTGCATGATGGTTCATGCCGCGCCCCTGTCCGATAACCAGGATTCTCAAGACGCCGGGAAATTGTTGTGCGTTGACCTTGCCAAAGCCAAGAACCGCGTCGAACTTTCGCCCAATGCCATGGTCCGGCTCAGCCAAAAACGAAAACTCGTCCTGCTTCTGACCAAAGTGGGCTGAGGCCCCAAAATAAGAAATAACCCTCCCTGGCAGGGAGGGTCGAGCGCAGCGAGGGGAGGGTCGAACGGTGACTCGCGGGGTTCACCGACTGTGATGCACCGTCGAAACAAATTGTTTCAGGACACTTCTCGCTAATCGCCACGAACACCGGCTGCGGATATTCAGTTCCGCTCGACCGATTCATTGACGTCCCTGCAATCGATCGGCGTCGTTCGGCGCGATGAGATGGGCAAGAAGGTCGGTCAAAAAATTGGTCGGTCAAAAAATCAGAAACGAGAAACAGCACATGAATCAATCTGCCTTCCCCTGGCGGAACGCTTCATTTTCAATGGACACCTAATCCGTAAACGGCGATCGTTCAAACACGACGTCGTCGCTAACCCGCGGGTCACCGGTCTGTGTTAACTCCGACATCAGACGCTCATGCAACGTTGTGCGAGTGGCATCGTGTGTCGCATCCGCCGCCAGGTTCACCATGCAATGCGGGTCGGCATGGATGTCGTACAGTTCGAACCGGGGACGCTTGCCCATTGCGAAGTCAAATGCGGCGGGATCCTGTTCACGATGCAGGACCACCCAGGCTTTGGTGGGGCTCGCATCGAGATCGCCGAAGGCGCTGAACGTGTTCTCGCGAAGCAATTCCAGCGACGGCATCGGGCCGTCTGCTCTGCCGAAGCCCGCGGCGTCCCCCATCGGCCAACGGTCGGGCGCGAAATTGATGATGTACAAGTACCGGTCCGTGCGAATCGCGCGTTGCGGATACGGTTTGTTACCCGCGCGTGCTTTGGCGACGTGCCGTTCGCGACCGGTGAAGACGGCATCACGAGTCGGGTCGACCTGTCCGTCTTGTTCACTCGCAAAAATCTTCAACAGTGATTTCGCCGTCATCGCATCCGGAACCGTCTGGCCGGCGGCTTCCAAGAACGTCGGTGCCAAGTCGGGCAGCGAGACGAAGTCGTCGACCACACGGCCGGGATGCCGGATGCCCTTGGGCCAGCGGATCGCCAGCGGAACGCTGGTCCCCAAGTCGTACAGATTGCATTTGCCGCGGGTGACGCCGGGGATGCCGTGGTCGCCGCTGACCACCAAAATCGTATTGTCCAGCTGTCCGACCCGCCGCAGTTCCTCCAGGATCACGCCTAACGATGCGTCAAACGCTTGGGCTTCTCCCAGGTAATCGGAAAAGTCTTCGCGGACGACATCGACGTCCGGCAGATACGGCGGCAGCTTTCCCTTCAAGTCATCCGGGTCGATTCCCCACAGTGTTTTGCCGCTGCCGGCGATCCACTTGCGGTGGCAGTTTGTCGGACCGAACCAATAGCAAAAAGGCGCGTCTCCATCGATCGCCCCGTCACCGTCGGCATCCAGGAAGGAACGAACGTTGTTGCGAACTTCATCCAGCAAAGCCGCCTTGCCCGCTTCATGGTCCTTGGCCTTCATCGCGTTTTGAGAGAACCCGTTGAATTTGCGGCCGTGTTCGTTGAATGACGTACGTTTGGCACCATGAGGCGCATCGGCGGGCGATCCCGGCGACCAGACTTTGTAGGTGTGACCGATGCGATAGCCGGATCGTTCCAGGATCAGCGGGTAGGCGGGGTTCGAAAAATCCCAGATCGCGCCCTGCAAGATCGACGCCCGACCGCAGCGCCAAAAGTGCTGGCCGGACAGCAGCGAGCTGCGACAGGGGGTGCACGACGGCGCACTCACATAGGCCCTGGTGAACAGGATGCCGTCGGCGGCGATGGCGTCAAAGTTGGGCGTCGAGATCACATCGGACGGGCCGCCGGGCTGGAGCGTCGCGTAGGCGCTGGCGTATTTCCCCCAGTCATCGGCAAACGCCATCACAATGTTCGGCCGCTCGGCGGCGCTACACGATAGCGCGACGCAGCCGATGGCCGTCGCCAAAGCGAAGCGGACGATTCGATACATGTTGCAGGTTCCTTGATCCTTAGTCTTTCAG
Encoded here:
- a CDS encoding sulfatase family protein; protein product: MYRIVRFALATAIGCVALSCSAAERPNIVMAFADDWGKYASAYATLQPGGPSDVISTPNFDAIAADGILFTRAYVSAPSCTPCRSSLLSGQHFWRCGRASILQGAIWDFSNPAYPLILERSGYRIGHTYKVWSPGSPADAPHGAKRTSFNEHGRKFNGFSQNAMKAKDHEAGKAALLDEVRNNVRSFLDADGDGAIDGDAPFCYWFGPTNCHRKWIAGSGKTLWGIDPDDLKGKLPPYLPDVDVVREDFSDYLGEAQAFDASLGVILEELRRVGQLDNTILVVSGDHGIPGVTRGKCNLYDLGTSVPLAIRWPKGIRHPGRVVDDFVSLPDLAPTFLEAAGQTVPDAMTAKSLLKIFASEQDGQVDPTRDAVFTGRERHVAKARAGNKPYPQRAIRTDRYLYIINFAPDRWPMGDAAGFGRADGPMPSLELLRENTFSAFGDLDASPTKAWVVLHREQDPAAFDFAMGKRPRFELYDIHADPHCMVNLAADATHDATRTTLHERLMSELTQTGDPRVSDDVVFERSPFTD